A stretch of Acidimicrobiales bacterium DNA encodes these proteins:
- a CDS encoding ABC transporter substrate-binding protein has protein sequence MTFAIPAASALASTSSTGAIKHGGTLNVLDIGGEYRSLSSLQKSGLGNFLKYSAVYQNLFTFNSAGQLIPQLALSYQYSSNNTVITVQLRRGVHFQDGTLMSAQAVAFDINEWANPAVNSECAPYLTNLTSAVASGANTVVITFRVPYGAFMRIVSGTICGAVVSPTAVQTEGLTGFGTHPVGTGPYAFASEVLGTSSTWTKWSGYWDKRNAGYYNTITVSAIDNDQSCLAAVESGTAQVCANGDPTDYLSVRHNPRVHTIVGPAVAVEDISFNQQQAPFNNLLARRAVAEAIDTAAISKSLYRGVVPATQSILAPSEFGFPGLKVKGYPKYSIANARADVAQLPGHTLSFTLVCQTVPGEITLAEALQSQLASAGITMTINPEDIVTILSQIRQNQYQASQLGTTGYPDPDVVYYRNYNSASSNDNTATNDPIINQYSLKGRETVSGPQRLALYNKVTAEVAKDLPSVPLFPQPLYYFVSPKLRGFNPVGSEIIQWQDVYSA, from the coding sequence ATGACGTTCGCAATACCGGCGGCATCGGCGCTCGCCAGCACCTCGTCGACCGGAGCGATCAAGCATGGCGGCACCCTGAACGTCCTTGACATCGGTGGCGAATACCGCTCGCTGAGCTCGCTGCAGAAGAGCGGCCTCGGAAACTTCCTCAAGTACTCGGCGGTCTACCAGAACCTGTTCACGTTCAACTCCGCCGGGCAACTCATCCCGCAGCTGGCGCTCTCGTACCAGTACTCCAGCAACAACACGGTGATCACGGTCCAGCTCCGCCGTGGTGTCCACTTCCAGGACGGCACCCTCATGAGCGCCCAGGCGGTGGCCTTCGACATCAACGAGTGGGCGAACCCCGCCGTGAACTCCGAGTGCGCCCCCTACCTCACGAACCTCACCTCGGCGGTGGCGTCGGGCGCCAACACCGTCGTGATCACGTTCAGGGTCCCCTACGGCGCGTTCATGCGCATCGTGAGCGGCACGATCTGCGGCGCCGTCGTCTCCCCGACGGCGGTCCAGACCGAGGGGCTCACCGGCTTCGGCACCCACCCGGTCGGCACCGGCCCCTACGCCTTCGCGTCCGAGGTGCTCGGCACCTCCTCGACGTGGACCAAGTGGTCCGGCTACTGGGACAAGCGGAACGCGGGCTACTACAACACGATCACCGTGTCGGCCATCGACAACGACCAGAGCTGTCTCGCGGCAGTCGAGTCGGGCACCGCGCAGGTCTGCGCCAACGGTGACCCCACGGACTACCTCTCCGTCCGGCACAACCCGCGGGTGCACACGATCGTCGGTCCGGCGGTGGCCGTCGAGGACATCTCGTTCAACCAGCAACAGGCGCCTTTCAACAACCTGCTCGCGCGCCGGGCCGTCGCGGAGGCGATCGACACCGCGGCGATCTCGAAGAGCCTCTACCGCGGCGTGGTGCCGGCGACCCAGTCGATCCTCGCGCCGAGCGAGTTCGGCTTCCCGGGCCTGAAGGTGAAGGGTTACCCGAAGTACAGCATCGCCAACGCGCGCGCTGACGTCGCGCAGCTTCCGGGGCACACGCTCTCCTTCACGCTGGTCTGTCAGACGGTGCCGGGCGAGATCACCCTCGCAGAGGCGCTCCAGTCCCAGTTGGCGAGCGCCGGGATCACGATGACGATCAACCCCGAGGACATCGTCACGATCCTCAGCCAGATCCGTCAGAACCAGTACCAGGCGTCGCAGCTCGGCACCACCGGCTACCCCGACCCCGATGTCGTCTACTACCGCAACTACAACTCGGCGAGCAGCAACGACAACACGGCGACCAACGACCCGATCATCAACCAGTACTCCCTGAAGGGACGCGAGACGGTCTCCGGGCCGCAGCGGCTGGCGCTCTACAACAAGGTCACCGCCGAGGTGGCCAAGGACCTTCCGAGCGTGCCCCTCTTCCCGCAGCCGCTGTACTACTTCGTCTCTCCGAAGCTGCGAGGGTTCAACCCGGTCGGCTCCGAGATCATCCAGTGGCAGGACGTGTACTCGGCGTAG
- a CDS encoding ABC transporter permease, with protein sequence MRYVLDLVGRRILQAIPVMLGVSLIVFSLLSLLPGSAALAILGPGATNAQVAHLSQQLGLNQPFVERYLIWVGHAITGNLGTSLLTNQPVIAEIEQRLPVSFEIMVISYILSLGTAIPVAILAARRPRGIADSINRLFSTVALSVPGFVTALLLILVFSVKLGLLPTEGFVPLAHGLVPNVKSLILPSASVSVGLFANYSRILRSDMIDQLRNEDYVLTARAKGIGQWRILFLHVAKNSLFPLITVVGTNFGYLIGGVVVVENVFGLPGMGQLMQYSILNRDYTVVQGEVILIAVAVILMNLVTDLAYIFLDPRVRYGATGN encoded by the coding sequence GTGAGGTACGTCCTGGATCTCGTGGGGAGACGTATCCTCCAGGCGATCCCCGTCATGCTCGGCGTGTCGTTGATCGTCTTCTCGCTTCTCAGCCTTCTCCCCGGGAGCGCCGCGCTCGCGATCCTCGGACCGGGGGCGACGAATGCGCAGGTCGCACACCTCTCCCAGCAGCTCGGCCTCAACCAGCCCTTCGTGGAGCGGTACCTGATCTGGGTGGGCCACGCGATCACCGGCAACCTCGGCACCTCACTCCTCACGAACCAGCCCGTGATCGCCGAGATCGAGCAACGACTGCCGGTGAGCTTCGAGATCATGGTGATCTCCTACATCCTGTCCCTCGGCACCGCGATTCCCGTCGCCATCCTCGCGGCGCGCCGGCCGCGTGGCATTGCCGACTCGATCAACCGTCTGTTCTCGACGGTCGCCCTCTCGGTCCCCGGGTTCGTCACCGCCCTGCTGCTCATCCTCGTCTTCTCGGTCAAGCTGGGGCTGCTCCCGACAGAAGGGTTCGTGCCGCTGGCACACGGGCTGGTCCCCAACGTGAAGAGCCTGATCCTTCCTTCGGCCTCCGTCAGCGTGGGGCTGTTCGCGAACTACAGCAGGATCCTCCGGTCCGACATGATCGACCAGCTCCGGAACGAGGACTACGTGCTCACGGCGCGAGCGAAGGGGATCGGCCAATGGAGGATCCTGTTCCTCCACGTCGCCAAGAACTCCCTCTTCCCCCTCATCACCGTCGTCGGGACCAACTTCGGCTACCTCATCGGCGGCGTCGTCGTCGTGGAGAACGTCTTCGGGCTCCCCGGCATGGGGCAGCTGATGCAGTACTCGATCCTCAACCGGGACTACACGGTCGTACAGGGCGAGGTCATCCTCATCGCCGTCGCCGTGATCCTCATGAACCTCGTCACCGACCTCGCCTACATCTTCCTCGACCCGAGAGTGCGCTATGGCGCTACCGGTAACTGA
- a CDS encoding ABC transporter permease encodes MRRSALALYIPLGALILLVVACFFGPWILHLPPASFANIANSNLPLGSPGHLLGTDQLGNDMLSRTLVGGRVSMVVGFGATLVGFVIGTSIGVVAGYFGGAVETVLMRILDMVLAFPSLILAMTLVVFLGPSERNEIIAISFFAIPNYARLSRAATLKIREREYVLVGRVIGAGPRHIMIRHVFSNVLPSLLTIVPLTVAVAMIIEATLSFLGLGVRPPTPSWGNMIAQGQATMSIAPQDIIIPAVGLFLTVLFLNLTAEQWRLRISQ; translated from the coding sequence ATGCGGCGCAGCGCCCTCGCCCTCTACATCCCGCTCGGTGCGCTCATCCTGCTCGTCGTGGCGTGCTTCTTCGGGCCGTGGATCCTGCACCTTCCCCCGGCGAGCTTCGCCAACATCGCGAACAGCAACCTGCCGCTCGGATCCCCCGGGCACCTTCTCGGGACGGACCAGCTCGGCAACGACATGCTGTCCCGGACGCTCGTCGGCGGGCGGGTGTCGATGGTCGTCGGCTTCGGCGCGACCCTCGTCGGGTTCGTGATCGGGACCTCCATCGGCGTCGTCGCGGGCTACTTCGGCGGCGCGGTCGAGACGGTGCTGATGCGCATCCTCGACATGGTGCTCGCCTTCCCCTCGCTCATCCTCGCGATGACGCTCGTGGTCTTCCTCGGGCCGAGTGAGCGCAACGAGATCATCGCCATCTCGTTCTTCGCGATCCCGAACTACGCCCGGCTCTCGCGGGCTGCCACCCTCAAGATCCGCGAACGTGAGTACGTGCTGGTCGGGAGGGTGATCGGCGCCGGCCCCCGGCACATCATGATCCGCCACGTCTTCTCGAACGTGCTGCCCTCGCTGCTCACCATCGTTCCCTTGACGGTCGCCGTCGCGATGATCATCGAGGCGACGCTGAGCTTCCTCGGCCTCGGCGTGCGCCCGCCCACGCCGAGCTGGGGAAACATGATCGCCCAGGGTCAGGCCACGATGTCGATCGCGCCCCAGGACATCATCATCCCCGCCGTCGGGCTCTTCCTCACGGTGCTCTTCTTGAACCTGACCGCGGAGCAGTGGCGCCTCCGGATCTCGCAGTAG
- a CDS encoding ABC transporter ATP-binding protein: MHPATGDDVHSSGTAAPAAVSVATADAPALPGTEGHEALIEVRDLKVTIPFRGQDVYAVRGVTFDVHRDSTVVLVGESGSGKSVTARSMLGLLPPATTISGSVKFEGHELVGLSEKQWRQHRATGISIVFQDPTRSLNPTMRIGHQIGEGIRRHFGVSRAAALDRATELLDMVGIGSPKERVRDYPHQLSGGMRQRVMMAIAISCDPKVLIADEPTTALDVTTEAQIMELLLSLQSQLHMGLLLITHNMGLAFTYGDEIAVMYAGRIVESAPKEELVRHVRMPYTNGLLGSLPAVDDLPHSQLAAMQGRPPDAMTTPRGCAFQPRCPIAEARCTEQAPPLAVLDGTHACACWYPL, translated from the coding sequence ATGCACCCCGCGACCGGCGACGACGTGCACAGCTCGGGCACCGCCGCGCCGGCGGCCGTCTCGGTCGCCACCGCCGACGCTCCGGCGCTGCCCGGCACCGAGGGCCACGAGGCCCTGATCGAGGTGCGCGACCTGAAGGTGACGATCCCCTTTCGCGGACAGGACGTCTACGCGGTGCGTGGCGTCACCTTCGACGTGCATCGCGACAGCACCGTCGTCCTCGTGGGTGAGTCCGGATCGGGCAAATCGGTCACCGCCCGATCGATGCTCGGGCTGCTCCCGCCGGCGACGACGATCAGCGGCTCGGTGAAGTTCGAAGGGCACGAGCTCGTCGGCCTCTCCGAGAAGCAGTGGCGGCAGCACCGCGCGACGGGGATCTCGATCGTCTTCCAGGACCCCACTCGCTCCCTGAACCCGACGATGCGGATCGGGCACCAGATCGGTGAGGGGATCCGCAGGCACTTCGGCGTCTCCCGGGCCGCCGCCCTGGACCGGGCGACCGAGCTCCTCGACATGGTCGGCATCGGGTCGCCGAAGGAGCGCGTCCGGGACTACCCGCACCAACTCTCCGGTGGCATGCGCCAGCGGGTGATGATGGCGATCGCCATCTCGTGCGACCCGAAGGTGCTGATCGCCGACGAGCCGACCACGGCGCTCGACGTCACGACCGAGGCGCAGATCATGGAGCTGCTGCTCTCGCTGCAGAGCCAGCTGCACATGGGCCTGCTCCTCATCACCCACAACATGGGGCTCGCCTTCACCTACGGCGACGAGATCGCGGTGATGTACGCGGGGCGCATCGTCGAGAGCGCTCCGAAGGAGGAGCTCGTCCGCCACGTGCGGATGCCCTACACGAACGGCCTCCTCGGCTCCCTGCCCGCTGTCGATGACCTCCCCCATTCGCAGCTCGCCGCGATGCAGGGGCGCCCGCCGGACGCGATGACGACGCCGCGTGGATGTGCGTTCCAACCGAGATGCCCGATCGCGGAGGCGAGGTGCACCGAACAGGCCCCTCCGCTCGCGGTCCTCGACGGCACGCACGCCTGCGCCTGCTGGTACCCCCTGTAA
- a CDS encoding ABC transporter ATP-binding protein, which translates to MRQTARQAGTTAPLLDVRHVERTFVVNTPGQGRRKIQAVADVSFDIWPGETVALVGETGCGKSTLARSILQLPRPEAGEVVFKGADLVQLRHAALRNAMQGMQVVFQDPFSSLNPRWNVLELVGEPLAVHDVGTKQERTRRVEELLEAVGLDARIHGRRRPRELSGGQCQRVAIARALTLSPNLMVCDEAVSSLDVSIQAQILNLFEDLRTDFDLSYLFITHDLSVARHMSDRIAVMYLGKIVELAPSTELFSNPLHPYSAALLSSMPHSDGTATPDRIRLTGDIPSAANPPSGCRFRTRCPFAQQLCADVEPPLNAVSEGRQVACHFPLERHTAAAAPAGTRVD; encoded by the coding sequence GTGCGACAGACGGCGCGCCAGGCGGGCACCACGGCGCCCCTGCTCGACGTCCGGCACGTCGAGCGGACCTTCGTCGTGAACACGCCGGGACAGGGGCGGCGGAAGATCCAGGCCGTGGCGGACGTCTCGTTCGACATCTGGCCCGGAGAGACGGTCGCGCTCGTCGGCGAGACGGGGTGTGGCAAGTCGACGCTCGCGCGCTCGATCCTGCAGCTCCCCCGCCCCGAGGCGGGCGAGGTGGTCTTCAAGGGGGCGGACCTCGTGCAGCTCCGACATGCCGCGCTGCGCAACGCGATGCAGGGCATGCAGGTCGTCTTCCAGGATCCCTTCAGCTCCCTCAACCCCCGCTGGAACGTGCTGGAGCTCGTCGGGGAGCCGTTGGCGGTGCACGACGTCGGGACCAAGCAGGAGCGCACGCGCCGCGTCGAGGAGCTCCTCGAGGCGGTCGGCCTCGATGCACGGATCCACGGTCGGCGTCGACCGAGGGAGCTCTCCGGCGGCCAGTGCCAACGGGTCGCGATCGCACGCGCGCTCACGCTCAGCCCGAACCTCATGGTCTGCGACGAGGCGGTCTCCTCGCTCGACGTGTCGATCCAGGCGCAGATCCTCAACCTCTTCGAGGACCTGCGGACCGACTTCGACCTCTCCTACCTCTTCATCACCCACGACCTCTCGGTGGCCCGCCACATGAGCGACCGCATCGCGGTCATGTACCTCGGCAAGATCGTCGAGCTCGCGCCCTCCACCGAGCTCTTCTCGAACCCCCTCCATCCCTACTCCGCGGCACTGCTCTCCTCGATGCCCCACTCCGACGGCACCGCGACCCCGGACCGCATCCGCCTCACCGGCGACATCCCCTCCGCCGCCAACCCCCCGAGCGGCTGCCGCTTCCGCACGCGCTGCCCGTTCGCGCAACAGCTCTGCGCGGACGTCGAGCCCCCGCTCAACGCGGTCAGCGAGGGGCGACAGGTCGCCTGCCACTTCCCGCTCGAGCGCCACACCGCCGCGGCGGCACCGGCCGGCACGCGGGTCGACTAG